GAACGAGTCCACAGCATCCCGCTCGATCCGTTCAATGCGTGTTCGCAATCCCTCGAGTTCCTCCCGGATTTCCTCACGACGATCCTCAAGCGTGGATTCCCGCTCCAACGTTGACTCAATTTCTTCGATTTGTTCACCAATGCTTTCGCGATCACGTTCAAGGCGACCTAATTTGAACTCAAGGTCGTTTGCTCGCTTATTGAGCTCAACCAACTTTGACTGATCGTCATCACTCGCTGAAGCGACTTTCGCTTCCAGTGCCTCGGCGTCTGCCTCAGTCTCCTCAATTTTCGATTTGAGTTCTTCTTGGTGGGATTCGAGTTTCTCAAGGTTTTCCTCTCGACTGACGATTTCGGTTGAAATCTCATCGAGTTGTGATTCTATTGAGTGCCGTCGTTCGCGGGTGGAAGCCAGCTGACGCCGTTCTGCGCGAAGATCGCGCATCTGTTCTTCGAGGTCTTTTTGTTGACTGAGTTTCGAGGTGTGAAGAGATCTGAGCTGATCAACGGTTGTTTCGATCTGTTCGCTGGCTACCTCACTACCACACGTCCAACATAGAACGGAGTCGTCGTTCTCAAGTAGTTGATCGGTCACCGCTTCCGTGTTGTTGGCGCTTACATCCACGTTCGCAAGCGCTTCTCGAACCTCGGGATGGGTTCCTTTGAGCATTTCTTCGTTAAACTGGACGATATCTTGTAACTGGCGAACCGCTCGGTCAAGCGACTTCGTACGCGACTGGAGTTGTTCGATTTCGTCTTCAATCGCCGCCTTAGCGTCAGGGTCGGCTGCGGGCAATGAGTCTTTCTCATTTGCCAATGACTCTCTGTCAGATTGCAAGGCATCAAGGCTTTCACGTTCGGTCTCAATATCGAATCGAACGTCCTCAAGTGATGATCGAAGCTTGCTCAATTCATCCAAACGCTCCTCAAGTTCATCCTCCTCCGCCGATCGCTCGTTCGTGTCGTCAGTCTCTTCGATCTCAGATTTTACCTCATCGAGTTCAGTACGTTTCGCTTCGATTCGCTCGATAAGCTGGTTTCGTTCCTGTTCGAGGTCGGGGAGGTCACGCTTGAGTTCTTCGAGACGTTCGAGTTCTGTGGTAACTTCGTCTTTTTCGTCACTCAACTGCTGTATCTCGCGTTCGATTGCCTCGGTGTCAACCGGTCGTAAGACAAGTTCACGAAGATCCCCTTCCGTAGTAACGGCTCTACGAGCCTCGTTGGACTCGAGTAAAAATGCGAAAAGATCGGCAAGTGTGGGGTCATCGAGAAACGGGTTTCCCTCCATTCGAATATGATTCCCAGAGCGTTCCAGCCGTCGAACATACGTCTCATCGTTAAGCGTTAGTGCGGCACGACCAGTGTCTGCATCAGCCTTAAGTGAAGCCCGCTCGCTTCCGAGAGCCGCCATGAACGCCTGTAATAGTGATGTTCGATTGGTCGCGTTGCGTCCAGAGAGAACTGTGATTCCAGGTTTTATTCCGACCTCAGTTTGATCGATTCCACCCACGTTCTCGACTTCGAGCGTGGCCGACTGTAACAGTTTGGATGACATACGTCTTCACATGTGTGCTTCGTATAAAATAGTTACTTGATCCGCAAGAAGATGTACTTACGTCAACGGGAGTGAATTTTCCTCCTCAAAGTCAACAGCACACTAGTCGTAATGTGATTCGAACACTGGCGAGAATACTGTGTCGGTCGATTCGATGGCACCATAAGCGATTACACACCCATATCGATGAATGAAGGCCTAGTGGTTTTTAAAGATATATTCGAGTGTCTATTTCTGATCACTACAATCCTCTTTCTCAATATTCAATTATATGATCACTATGGAAGATCACTGCAACTAAAACAAATAAGCTCACTGCGGCACAATCGACAGATTCGTCATCCTGTTGAACATCAGATGAGCGATAATACCCACAGCAATAAATTATGTTTACATAAGAGTTGGTTTGGCACTGATTAGTTTGGTTCCTCTGCTGACGTCTGTCCGTTGAGTGACTGGTTCAGCCGTTATGTGTTTTAGTAGTGCTCGAACTGTACAAGATATTTTCTGACACGTTCCCGAGTTCTCACCCACAATTTGTGAAAGCGGCAACCCAAATCTTCAGTATGAAACCGCTTCTCGACTAGGTTTTGTTCGGTATAGTCGAGCCGATCGCTCAGCCCTAATCGACAGAATGCAATCAAAGAGCCGTGGCCGCCGACGAAAAACACCGTTTCAGAAAAACCGTGTATTTTGGTCAATTGATGCAGAAACGTGGAAGCTGGACCGGGGCCTTATTGGCCAAAGCCTTCGACATCGAGGATCAACGAAAATTGAGAGGTGATGTAGCATACACACAATACCAGTCGCCGCTGGTCTTGACAGCGGTTACATCAATCACGATCCGATAGGACTTTACACTCGGAGGGTTCGGAACGCTGTCAAACAGCCGATGTACCTAATCCAGTTCGCTTGTGAGACCGCTCAACGTCGATCAAGCGGGATATTGTTTGTATCTCTCGAAGTGAGTAAACGCGGACGGCGAACACCCTGGTAGGCGTCGTCGTCCGTTCTTGCTCTCACAGTCATCGAATTCCGCTACGTTAGACTCGCTGAGCAGGTCTGCAAGATTATTCCAAACGATCTCAATAGCCTGCCCGTTCCTTAAAATGGCCTAACTATATACTTCTTTCAGTGTAATAGTCAATTATCTTTCTATAGTTTAAATCATACATGTGAATTACACGTGATGGCTAGCAAAGGTCAAATATTTCACTTTCTGGCAGACGGAACTCGAGTTGCTTGAAGGGGAAATTTTTCTTCCTCGTTTGCTCTTAGCCTAGTAAACAGAGTCGCTTGGGACACACCCTGCGTCTGCTCCCCCCTAAGCACTTACTCAACGACTCGACTCTTCACAGGCTGCGATAATCACGTCTGGGTCGTCAACGAGACGGTTTTCCATATAGTTCCCCTTCCCTTTCCCGGCCCACTTGCGCTCTTGCTCGATAATAGAGAGGAACTCGAGTTCCGAGAGGATATCACGGACACGCCGGAGTTTTAAATGCGAAGAATCATCCCGTTCACATAGACGTTTGTAGAGATCGTAGACTTCCGTCGTCTGCACTGCGTCGTTGGCTCTATCGGGTTGTTTGACGAGCAAAGCCATTGCCTCGAGGACGAGCTTCGCATGACTGGGCGACTTCGAGATTAGCTCTGCCAGCCGACTCGTCTCTTCACGCTCGTGTGCGAGGTTGACACAGGTTTCAGAAACGATCTCGAGGTCCTGTTCCTCAGCTATTTCACCGGCAAACCGGAGGATGTCGATCGCTTTGCGTGCGTCACCGTGTTCTCGTGCAGCGAGCGCAGCGACTCGAGGAACAACACCGTCTTCCAGGACGCCGTCGTGAAACGCGTCCGATCGCGAATGGAGGATTTCCTGGATCTGGGTCGCATCGTATGGAGGAAAGACGTACTCGCGTTCACAGAGGCTCGATTTGATGCGTTCGTCGAGCGATTCTTTGTATCGGATCTTGTTCGAGATACCGATCGTCCCGATGGTACTGGATGATAGCTTTCCGGATTCAACCGCTCGGGAGAGCTGCATGAGAATGTCATCCGATTCCATTTTGTCGACTTCGTCGAGGATGACGAGTGCGGCATCGAACTGTTGGTCGATTATCTGCCACAGACGGCGGTAGTATTCCGACGTGCTCAAGCCAGAGTGGGGAATCGAGATACCAGTTGTATCTTTGTCGTTGAGTTGATGAGCGAGTGACTGGACAGCCTGTGTCTCAGTCGACTCCTGCAGACAGTCGACGTAGGCTACACCGATCGTGATGTCGTTGTCCGCTGCTCGGGAGATTGCCTGGTTCGTGATGAACTTAGAACAAAGGGACTTTCCAGTACCTGTTTTACCGTACACGAGTACGTTGTTCGGCGTATTTCCAGTAAGGGCGGGCTGAATTGCGCCGGCAAGATTCGTGAGTTCCTGTTCGCGACCGATGATTCGATCGCCATCAGGAAGGTGGGACACCTGCAAGAGATCTTTGTTTCGGAAGATCTCGTTTTCTCGAGTGAAGTAGTCGCGGGAATCGGGCATTCTCTTGAGGATGTATTCTCAGAGAGTGGCTTAACTCTTTCCACCAGATTGCCGCTGTATGGGTAGAATATAGACCACACAACGGCTCAGAAAGCCGATACCCACACCAGAGTGCCGCTGTAAGTAACGATACCCACCCCTCATTTCCGCTGTATAGCCCAGTAAATTGAAAGAGAATACCAAGGATGGCAGAATGTAACTTACACGCATATTGAACGATTCACCCCTCATTGCCGCTGTATGCCAGAAGTCAGACGGACCCTCCGCATGCAATTCGGGGGACCGGCTTGCTGCTGTATAGAGGAGAAAACCCCGAGAGAAAGAGAGAGAAGTAAGATAGAGACCCCGGAGTGCCGCTGTAACTGGACACACACACCCCACGTTGCCGCTGTATAGAACTCGAGAGAGACTCCAGATGAAACGAGACGCGAGATATCTTCACACGAAGCAATTCTTGAGGATAAGCGTTGAAACCCATAGAAGGAGCGAAGAAGATCAAAGCTGGCTCGATGAGGGCCTCCGGTGGAAAGAAAAAATTGTTCGATACGAATCGAACTTTGTGTTCGATATACTTAGTGGGCTATACTCAGCCTGTCTACTTATAGTTACTGGGGATGGCTTTATACCATTTAGTTAATTTAGTTACCTCATTTGATCGCTACTCTGGAACTAGTTGACTCTTTCTACCTTCCTCCTTCTTTGAATCTATACAGCGGCAATGAGGGGTGTGTCTCTTAGCAATTCCTCTCCAGAACTTTTCACTCCAGATCAACTAGCCTCATGCAATATCCTAACTAGAAATCGCTAAACCGGTTAAAAATATGGCGAAGAACCTGGCGCGTTAACCAGCGATTTGGTATCTCCGGCCCATATGGCGTAACACCGTTTCTAAAGTTACTGAACGGGCGAATGTGATATATTGCCGAGTTCCGCCGATTCCGGCTCCAACCTTTGGCAGGTCCAATCGTCTCTCTCGAGAACTTCCCTTCTCCGTGCTTTTCACGGTTGTCTGCAGCTCGGCGTTGACTTCCAGTTGTATGTGGCTAATTACGACCTCACCAATGGCTGGTCGGAAGATGAGACTCCGACGAACGATCCCAACGCATTACGAACGTCCCGTACCTGTATCGGTGAATGTGGCGAGCTATGCGTGGGTTGTTACCCTTCCTCAATATAATTGTTCACGAGTGGCGAATGTTTAAGTAGTAGCTGTTCGATGGTGTGAGGTAGAGAGATGGCAAGACGAATTCAGGCGACCGAAACGTCCCTGGAAATCATTGAGTCACTGGAGGAACTTCAGGGAGCGACGATGCCCGAAATCAGCGAACACCTGGGCTTGGCTAATAGCACGATCCACGGCCACCTAAGCACGCTCATGGATAAACGGCTCGTCGTCAAGGAGGGTAACCAATACCACCTCGGGTTGCGATTCTTCCACTACGGGAACGTGACGAAGCAGCGGAAGCCGGAGTACGAGTTTGCTCAAGAACACGTTGAGTACCTCGCGAGCGAGACGCACGAGGGAGCAAACTTCTGCGTGGAAGAGCACGGGCAGGTTATCGTCCTGAACGGGGCGAGCTCGGCAGAGGACCCAGCGTACGACATCGGGAACGTCTTCGATATGCACATCACAGCCGTGGGGAAAGCAATCCTGGCGGAGATGTCCGACGAGCAGGTATCGGAGATCGT
This is a stretch of genomic DNA from Natronosalvus rutilus. It encodes these proteins:
- a CDS encoding archaea-specific SMC-related protein; this translates as MSSKLLQSATLEVENVGGIDQTEVGIKPGITVLSGRNATNRTSLLQAFMAALGSERASLKADADTGRAALTLNDETYVRRLERSGNHIRMEGNPFLDDPTLADLFAFLLESNEARRAVTTEGDLRELVLRPVDTEAIEREIQQLSDEKDEVTTELERLEELKRDLPDLEQERNQLIERIEAKRTELDEVKSEIEETDDTNERSAEEDELEERLDELSKLRSSLEDVRFDIETERESLDALQSDRESLANEKDSLPAADPDAKAAIEDEIEQLQSRTKSLDRAVRQLQDIVQFNEEMLKGTHPEVREALANVDVSANNTEAVTDQLLENDDSVLCWTCGSEVASEQIETTVDQLRSLHTSKLSQQKDLEEQMRDLRAERRQLASTRERRHSIESQLDEISTEIVSREENLEKLESHQEELKSKIEETEADAEALEAKVASASDDDQSKLVELNKRANDLEFKLGRLERDRESIGEQIEEIESTLERESTLEDRREEIREELEGLRTRIERIERDAVDSFNEHMETVLDVLDYSNIERIWLERVERQVQQGRRKVDRAEFDLHVVRTSENGRTYEDTIDHLSESEREVTGLIFALAGYLVHEVYEDLPFVLLDSLESLDSDRIASLVEYFGEYCDYLVVALLPEDSQALADDHQFIESI
- a CDS encoding orc1/cdc6 family replication initiation protein, which produces MPDSRDYFTRENEIFRNKDLLQVSHLPDGDRIIGREQELTNLAGAIQPALTGNTPNNVLVYGKTGTGKSLCSKFITNQAISRAADNDITIGVAYVDCLQESTETQAVQSLAHQLNDKDTTGISIPHSGLSTSEYYRRLWQIIDQQFDAALVILDEVDKMESDDILMQLSRAVESGKLSSSTIGTIGISNKIRYKESLDERIKSSLCEREYVFPPYDATQIQEILHSRSDAFHDGVLEDGVVPRVAALAAREHGDARKAIDILRFAGEIAEEQDLEIVSETCVNLAHEREETSRLAELISKSPSHAKLVLEAMALLVKQPDRANDAVQTTEVYDLYKRLCERDDSSHLKLRRVRDILSELEFLSIIEQERKWAGKGKGNYMENRLVDDPDVIIAACEESSR
- a CDS encoding IclR family transcriptional regulator, with translation MARRIQATETSLEIIESLEELQGATMPEISEHLGLANSTIHGHLSTLMDKRLVVKEGNQYHLGLRFFHYGNVTKQRKPEYEFAQEHVEYLASETHEGANFCVEEHGQVIVLNGASSAEDPAYDIGNVFDMHITAVGKAILAEMSDEQVSEIVAQHGLPAHTDDSITDEAELFDELEEISRTGLAFNDGEMLEGLAAVGVAVKRPDSSVLGALSVGGPSYRISDRKLREEFPEIILEAKRRFEEDIESFYHPS